In Sedimentibacter sp. MB31-C6, one genomic interval encodes:
- a CDS encoding NAD(P)-dependent malic enzyme has product MNYNEEALKIHEALKGKIEVISKTRVENRDDLSIAYTPGVAEPCKKIHEKKDDIYKYTAKGNLVAVLSDGSAVLGLGNIGAEASMPVMEGKAVLFKNFANVDAFPICVKSQNAEDIINTAINIAPGFGGINLEDIQAPKCFEIERRLQEELDIPVFHDDQHGTAIVVSAALINALKYTKKSMESIKVVVNGPGAAGTAIIKMLILLGVKNIITCDSKGIVVEGREGGLNEHKTELAQITNKDKLTGNLNDALIGSDVFIGVSVPNCVTGEMIKSMNKDAIIFAMANPIPEIMPDVAKNAGAAVVGTGRSDFPNQINNVIAFPGVFRGALDSRAKKITEEMKKAAAYAIADLVLEDDLADNYIIPGPFNNKVVQAVSKAVAAAWKKSKM; this is encoded by the coding sequence ATGAATTACAACGAAGAAGCACTAAAAATCCACGAAGCTCTTAAGGGAAAAATTGAAGTAATAAGCAAAACAAGAGTAGAAAATAGAGATGATTTAAGTATTGCATATACTCCTGGAGTTGCAGAGCCATGTAAAAAAATACATGAAAAAAAAGATGATATTTATAAATATACTGCTAAAGGAAATCTTGTTGCTGTGTTAAGTGATGGTTCTGCAGTATTAGGTTTAGGAAATATTGGAGCAGAAGCATCAATGCCAGTTATGGAAGGAAAGGCTGTTTTATTTAAGAATTTTGCAAATGTAGATGCATTTCCTATATGTGTTAAATCGCAAAATGCAGAAGATATAATTAATACAGCTATAAATATTGCACCTGGATTTGGAGGCATAAATCTAGAAGATATACAAGCTCCTAAATGTTTTGAAATAGAAAGAAGATTGCAGGAAGAATTAGATATTCCTGTTTTTCATGATGATCAACATGGAACAGCTATTGTAGTTAGCGCAGCATTAATTAATGCCCTTAAATATACTAAAAAATCAATGGAAAGTATTAAAGTTGTTGTAAATGGACCAGGAGCAGCTGGTACTGCAATAATTAAAATGCTTATATTATTAGGAGTTAAAAATATAATAACATGCGATAGTAAAGGAATTGTTGTAGAAGGACGTGAAGGTGGGCTAAATGAACATAAGACCGAATTAGCTCAAATTACGAATAAGGATAAATTAACTGGAAACTTAAATGATGCATTAATAGGGTCTGATGTTTTTATAGGAGTATCAGTACCAAATTGTGTAACTGGAGAAATGATAAAAAGCATGAATAAAGATGCTATAATTTTTGCTATGGCGAATCCAATACCTGAAATAATGCCTGATGTTGCAAAAAATGCCGGAGCAGCAGTAGTTGGAACTGGAAGATCAGATTTTCCAAATCAAATTAACAATGTTATTGCCTTTCCCGGCGTTTTCAGAGGAGCACTTGATTCAAGAGCTAAAAAAATCACAGAAGAAATGAAAAAAGCCGCAGCATATGCTATTGCTGACCTTGTTTTAGAAGATGATTTAGCAGATAATTATATTATTCCAGGACCATTTAACAATAAAGTTGTTCAAGCAGTTTCTAAAGCAGTAGCAGCAGCATGGAAAAAATCTAAAATGTAG